Genomic DNA from Salinibacter pepae:
GCGGTACAGCACCCCTCGAAGCGGCACGTTCGTCAACGGCGTGATCGACGCCATTCTGCTCGATCTCCACGACCAGGGGCGGCTCAACAAAACCGGCCGCGGCCTCATCGGAATGGACACAATTCAGGAGCGGGCCGGCTCGTCGTGAGTCACAAGCCCCGGGTTGCCTTTTCTTTCGCCCACACTGCAGGACACACGCGATGGGACTCATAGCCGTCGGCGACATCCACGGATGCCTCGAGTCGCTCAACGCCCTTCTGGATCGGCTGAACCCCTCGTCGGACGATCATCTCCTGTTCGTGGGCGACTACATCGACCGCGGCCCCGACTCGAGGGGGGTCATCGACCGGCTCTTGGACCTGCGCGAGAGCATCTCCTGTACGTTTTTGCGGGGCAACCACGAGGCGATGATGATCGACTACCTCGACTCGGGGGCCTTCAGCCTCTGGCGCATGAACGGAGGGGTCTCGACGCTCCAGAGCTACCTCAAGGGCGAGGGCTCGGAAGTCCACATTCCGGCCGCCCACGCCGAGTTTGTTCGGGAGACGAAGCTGTACCACGAGACGGATGATTTCCTGTTCGTGCACGCCGGGCTGCGGCCCGATCTCACGGTCGAAGAGAATCTGGATCGGCCCGACGAGGAAGTGCTCTTGTGGGAGCGTGGGCACCTGGAGGCCTCGGGGCTGGCCTGGGAAAAACCCGTGGTCTGCGGCCATACCCCCCAGCCCGACCCCATCAGTCACGAGAAGCTGATTCTCATCGACACCGGCTGCGTCTACCACATGAAGCCGGGCATGGGGCGCCTCACGGCGGTGCGCCTCCCGCAACGCGAATTTATCGACGTGCCGTACGCCGACGGATGACGCTGCGTCCACGTTGGGGTGCGTCCACGTTGGGGCAGGACCGCATCCGTTGGCCGAGCCATGCCCCCCCGGTCGTCTTCCCGTTCAGGTCTCAACCCTCCAATGTCTCTTCAGTGTGGCCTCGTCGGTCTTCCCAATGTCGGCAAGTCGACCATCTTCAATGCGCTGAGCAGTGCCGGGGCCGAGGCCGACAACTACCCGTTCTGTACGGTCGACCCGAACGTGGGGGTCGTGCCGGTTCCCGACGACCGGCTCCCCCGCGTGGCCGAACTGGCCGGGTCGCCGGAGACGATCCCCACCAGCATCGAGTTCGTCGACATCGCCGGACTCGTGGAGGGGGCGGCCGAGGGCGAAGGGCTGGGCAACCAGTTTCTCGCCCAAATCCGAGAGGTCGACGCCATTATTCACGTCGTGCGCTGCTTCGAGGACGAGGAGGTGGCCCACGTGGCCGGCTCCGTGGATCCGGCGCGGGACGTGGAGGTCATCAACACAGAGCTCCTGCTGAAGGACCTGGAGACGGTCGAGAAGCGGCTGGACAAGGTGCGGACGGCTGCGACGAAGGGGGACCAGGAGGCCGCCGAGGAGCTGGAGGTGTTCGAGCGGCTCCACGACCACCTGAGTCAGGGCGCGTGGGCCCGCTCGTTCGAGGCGAGAGCGGCCGAGCGGCCCCTCGTTGACGAATTGTTTTTGGTGACCGACAAGCCGGTCCTGTACGTTGCGAACGTGGGCGAGAACGATCTGCCCGACGGGAACGCGTACGTCGATCAGCTCCGGCCCATCGCCCAGAGTGAAGGGACCCGCGTCGTCGTCACGTCGGCGGAGCTGGAGGCCCAACTGACCGAGCTTGATCCTGAGGAGCGTCAGCTGTTCCTGGACGACTCGGGACTGCAGCGTGCCGGCCTCGAACGGCTTATCCACGCCGCGTACGATGTGTTGGATCTCATCACCTTCTTTACGGCCGACGAGAAGGGGGCGTACGCCTGGGCCATCGAGGAGGGGACCCGTGCCCCGCAGGCCGCCGGGGAGGTCCACAGCGACTTCGAACAGGGGTTCATCAGGGCCGAGACGATTCACTTCTCGGACTTCGACGAGGCTGGCTCCGAGGCTGCCGCCCGGGAGGCGGGGCTCCTTCGGACCGAGGGGAAGGACTACGTGGTGGAGGACGGAGACGTGATGGAGTTCCGGTTCAACGTGTAGGCGACCAAGGCAAGCACGAAGGAATACGTCTATTCGAGCGTCCTTCTGAGCGACCGACGATCGAAGGGAGGCGGGAGCCGAAGGGGCCCGCAGGGTCATCCTCTGGGAATCGTTCTGGCTCAGTGAGGATTCTGATTGCGAGACCCCCTGATTTCGAGACTCATTGGTCTGACGGGTGCTTTTGCTGCCCGTCGAAGAGATTGATTTCATCGGTCGCTTCACTCGTGTCTCGGCTCCGGTTCGCTACGCTCGGAATGGCTCATCAGTACGGTTCGTTTGCGGGTCTACCTGGGGGGGAGACGAGGCCCGAAGGGCGGGCACGCATTCCCCGTCCAGCCTCCCGAGGTGCAAGACGTCCGGTCTGCACCTCTGCGGTCCGCCCCCTATATTGACGTACGTCCTGTCCTTCCAAGCGACATTTCTCTCGTTATGACCTGCGTTCGTTCGTCGCTGCTCGCGACGCTCCTGGTGGGCGGCCTGCTCGGGGCGGGCTGCGCGTCGGACTCGGCCTCCAATTCCGAGCCCACCGTCTCCCCCACCGATACGATTGCGCCCGAGACGCGGGCCGACTCGGTCGCCTACCGGCTCCTCCAGGCCCACGGGATCGACGCGTGGGCGTCGTCCCCGTATCTTCGGTTTAACTTTGGCATCGAGACCCCGGGCGGGGCCCAGACGATCGCGCGGCACCTCTGGAACCGAGACACGGGCGCGTACCGGATGGAGTGGTCGGCCGGCCCGGATTCCTCCTACGTGGCCCTCGTCAACGTTCGGGATCCGCAGGAGGGCCGCCTGGACGGGACGGTCTACCTGAACGGGAATGAGTTAACGGGAGCGGCGGCGGAAACCGCCCGCGAAGAGGCCTACGGCCGGTTCGTGAACGACACGTACTGGCTGCTGGCCCCGCTAAAAGCCTTCGACCCGGGCGTCAACCGCACCTACGTGCCGGACTCGTCCACGGCCGAGCACGACGTGATCCGGCTCACCTTCGACGACGTGGGGCGCACCCCGGGCGACCGGTACTGGCTCTACGTGTCGACCGAGACGGGCCGGCTCGACCGGTGGGCCTACCACCTCCAGGGAATGCCGGAGGACGCGCCGCCGCAGTTCTACGACTGGACGCAGTACCGGAAGCTGCCGCCACCGGACGGAACGGTGCGCCTTGCGTCGCGCAAAGAGGCCGTCGGGGCGGAGCAGGCGCTTCTCACCAATCAGTTGGCGCTGCCCAAATCGCCCCCGGAGGGGGCTTTTTCGACCCCCAACCCGATGCTGGGCGGCGAGTAGTCCTGCGTCTTCCGACGGGCCCTGGCGTGCCCAGGGGCCGTTCTGTGCTGACCGACCGATGACCGACGAACCACCGTGGACTACCGGTTCCAAATCGCGCGGCGCTACCTGGCCAGCCGGCGCGAGGTGTCGCTCATCTCAATCATCACCGGCATCTCGACGGTGGGGGTGACCCTCGGGGTCGCGTCGCTTATCGTGGTGCTTTCCGTGATGAACGGGTTCTACGACGTGGTGCGGGACGTTCTCGTGTCGCTCGATCCGCACGTCCGGGTTGTGAGTGCGCAGGGGCAGGGCGTCGCCAACGTGGACTCGCTCCTCCGTATCGCCCGCGAGACCCGGCACGTGGCGGCCGCGGCGCCCTACGTGGAGGGCAAGGCCCTGCTGATGAGCGACAACACGGACGACGCCAATCGGGTGGTGCGCGTCCGGGGGGTCGAGGCGTCCATGATGGAGGGGGCGGCCCCGACGATGGCCATGGGGCGCTTCGACCTGGGCCGGAATGCGGACGGGGTGCCGGGGGTCGTGCTGAATCAACGACTTGGGCAGCGCGCCGGGCTCGTGCCGGCGGGCCGGGCCCAGTCGAGTCCCGCGGTGGGGTTGCTGTCGGCGCCGGCCGTGGAGCGCACCCTCACGAACATCTTTGGAAGCCCGCCGGTGCGGCGCTTCGAGGTGCGGGGGCTCTTCCAGTCGCAGGGGACCTCGCAGGGCCAGCGCGTCTTCGTGTCGCTGGCGGAGGCGCAGCAGCTGTTTCGGACCGAGGGCCGGGTGACCGGGGTGGAGCTCCGCCTCGACAACCTGGAACGGGCCGCGGGCGTGAAGGCCGCCCTGCAGCAGAAGCTCGGGACCGACCGGTACACCGTGCAGACGTGGTACGACCTGCAGCGGTCGCTCTACGACGTGATGCAGCTGGAGAAGTGGGGCGCCTCGGCCATCCTCGGGCTCATCGTGATCGTGGCGGCCTTTAACATCATCGGCTCCCTGACGATGGTGGTGATCGAAAAGCGGGCCGACGTGGGGGCGCTCCAGGCCATGGGCGTTTCTCGGGGAGACGTACGTCGCATCTTCCTGCTCGAAGGGGCGCTCATCGGCGCGCTCGGAACGGGATTGGGGCTCGTCCTGGGGCTTGGCCTTGCCTTCTTGCAGCAGCACTACGGACTTGTGCCGATGGCCCAGGCCGAGTCGTTTCTCATCGACGCCTACCCGGTGTCGGTACAGGCCCTCGACGTGGTGCTCATCGCGGTCGTTTCGTTTGGGCTTTGTGTGCTGGCCGCCCTGTACCCGGCCGTCCGGGCGGCCGCCATCGAGCCGGCCCGGGCCGTGCACCTGGACGGCTGAGTCGACGGGCATGGGGCAGGGCGTTGGGCAGGGAGGGGACCCGGTACCCGTTCAGTCCCATTAGAACGCCCGGTCCGGTCGTCCGACCGGGCGTCGTCCTTTTTCCGTCTTGTGCCTCACTCTCATGACCAACGACGCGTTCGATCTGATCGGCCTTCCGGACCGTCCCGAAAAGCCGCGGGAGCGGGGGCTGACTCACATGCTGGACAAGGGCCTGTCGGCCCGGGAGGTCGAAAATGTGCTCAATGGGGCCGCCCACATCATCGACGTCGCCAAGCTCGGATGGGGGACGGCGGCCGTCACGAAGAACTTGGAAACAAAGCTGGACGTCTACCGGGAAGCCGGCATTCCCTTCTTCTTCGGCGGCACGCTCTTCGAAGCGTACTTCCTCCGGGATCAGATCGACGACTATCGCCGCCTCCTCGACGACCTGGACGTGCATC
This window encodes:
- a CDS encoding metallophosphoesterase family protein, whose translation is MGLIAVGDIHGCLESLNALLDRLNPSSDDHLLFVGDYIDRGPDSRGVIDRLLDLRESISCTFLRGNHEAMMIDYLDSGAFSLWRMNGGVSTLQSYLKGEGSEVHIPAAHAEFVRETKLYHETDDFLFVHAGLRPDLTVEENLDRPDEEVLLWERGHLEASGLAWEKPVVCGHTPQPDPISHEKLILIDTGCVYHMKPGMGRLTAVRLPQREFIDVPYADG
- the ychF gene encoding redox-regulated ATPase YchF, whose product is MSLQCGLVGLPNVGKSTIFNALSSAGAEADNYPFCTVDPNVGVVPVPDDRLPRVAELAGSPETIPTSIEFVDIAGLVEGAAEGEGLGNQFLAQIREVDAIIHVVRCFEDEEVAHVAGSVDPARDVEVINTELLLKDLETVEKRLDKVRTAATKGDQEAAEELEVFERLHDHLSQGAWARSFEARAAERPLVDELFLVTDKPVLYVANVGENDLPDGNAYVDQLRPIAQSEGTRVVVTSAELEAQLTELDPEERQLFLDDSGLQRAGLERLIHAAYDVLDLITFFTADEKGAYAWAIEEGTRAPQAAGEVHSDFEQGFIRAETIHFSDFDEAGSEAAAREAGLLRTEGKDYVVEDGDVMEFRFNV
- a CDS encoding ABC transporter permease, translating into MDYRFQIARRYLASRREVSLISIITGISTVGVTLGVASLIVVLSVMNGFYDVVRDVLVSLDPHVRVVSAQGQGVANVDSLLRIARETRHVAAAAPYVEGKALLMSDNTDDANRVVRVRGVEASMMEGAAPTMAMGRFDLGRNADGVPGVVLNQRLGQRAGLVPAGRAQSSPAVGLLSAPAVERTLTNIFGSPPVRRFEVRGLFQSQGTSQGQRVFVSLAEAQQLFRTEGRVTGVELRLDNLERAAGVKAALQQKLGTDRYTVQTWYDLQRSLYDVMQLEKWGASAILGLIVIVAAFNIIGSLTMVVIEKRADVGALQAMGVSRGDVRRIFLLEGALIGALGTGLGLVLGLGLAFLQQHYGLVPMAQAESFLIDAYPVSVQALDVVLIAVVSFGLCVLAALYPAVRAAAIEPARAVHLDG